The following are encoded together in the Kingella negevensis genome:
- a CDS encoding metal ABC transporter solute-binding protein, Zn/Mn family, with product MTARFIKPAALAIAVLFSGSVYAENLNVVSSFSILGDVAQQIGGDHVTVTNLVGADQDAHAYQLTSADMKKIAGAKLVLVNGLGLEKAEIMRAVQQNKVNYAEATKGITPLKNEEGAEHHHHHHDGHGHDHDHGEFDPHVWNDPVLMQRYAANVATALIKADPANKDYYQKRFTSYSAQLKDLANYASQQFNSVPREKRKVLTGHDAFNYMGKRYGISFIAPQGVSTESEPSAKTVAAIIRQIKQQGIKAVFTENIKDGRMVQQIARETGAKVGGTLYSDALSNGGNAKTYVDMYRYNVRVLTAAMK from the coding sequence ATGACCGCACGTTTTATCAAACCAGCCGCTTTAGCCATTGCCGTATTATTTTCAGGCAGCGTTTACGCAGAAAACTTAAACGTAGTCAGCAGCTTCAGCATCTTGGGCGACGTAGCCCAACAAATTGGCGGCGACCACGTTACTGTAACCAACCTAGTTGGCGCAGACCAAGACGCACACGCCTATCAGCTCACCAGTGCAGACATGAAAAAAATCGCAGGCGCAAAATTAGTGTTAGTGAACGGCTTAGGTTTAGAAAAAGCCGAAATCATGCGCGCCGTGCAACAAAACAAAGTGAACTACGCCGAAGCCACCAAAGGCATCACCCCACTGAAAAACGAAGAAGGCGCAGAACACCACCATCATCACCACGATGGACACGGGCATGACCACGACCACGGCGAATTTGACCCACACGTTTGGAACGACCCCGTTCTCATGCAACGCTATGCTGCCAACGTCGCAACGGCCCTGATTAAAGCCGACCCAGCCAACAAAGATTACTACCAAAAACGCTTCACCAGCTATTCAGCCCAACTGAAAGACTTAGCAAACTATGCCAGCCAACAATTCAACAGCGTGCCACGCGAAAAACGCAAAGTGCTGACTGGGCACGACGCATTTAACTACATGGGCAAACGCTACGGCATTTCATTCATCGCTCCACAAGGCGTGAGCACAGAATCTGAGCCATCTGCCAAAACCGTTGCCGCGATTATTCGCCAAATCAAGCAACAAGGCATCAAAGCCGTGTTCACAGAAAACATCAAAGACGGACGCATGGTGCAACAAATCGCCCGTGAAACAGGCGCGAAAGTGGGGGGAACATTGTATTCAGACGCATTGAGCAACGGCGGCAATGCCAAAACTTATGTGGATATGTATCGCTACAACGTGCGCGTATTAACCGCTGCCATGAAATAA
- the rbbA gene encoding ribosome-associated ATPase/putative transporter RbbA, translating to MTNNAVSIQSLSHRYGKVLALDNVSLTIPRGVTVGLIGPDGVGKSTLLSLIAGVRIIQNGSVNILSGNIAHAKTRHELSHRIAYMPQGLGKNLYPTLSVYENIDFHARLFGLTAAERKKRIQRLLDATGLAPFPQRAAGKLSGGMKQKLSLCCALVHNPDLLILDEPTTGVDPLSRRQFWQLVHDLQQEQQGMTVIVATAYIDEAEQFEHLLAMDAGKLLENRPTKEVLAHYGTATLEEAYIKMLPEDRQTNSQFELTPFVPLPDAPPAMKAHGLTKRFGNFTAVDHVSFTIAKGEIFGFLGSNGCGKSTTMKMLTGLLDATEGSAELLGYPIEANSMQTRMKVGYMSQAFSLYEELTVRQNLLLHAQLYQMDGISGTQAVLRALHDFDLDKVADTAPASLPLGIRQRLQLAAACLHHPEVLILDEPTSGVDPAARDMFWQTLLKLSRKDRITIFISTHFMNEVERCDRISLMHRGRVLAVGTPTELVTQSGESNMEEAFIHYLEQDAAQTQPENAQNSVSGCLKYADGDCVQLGDDVLAGEHLGRIVAIMEQNEFAPHLVAKEWAHLKTGVLVEFENSGLVHYPDEQAIVNDLVFVSRVSGSLKESQPEKHSHTSDSFVYWFATMFTFARREAKELLRDKIRLFFALFGPLIMLASIGWSVSFDVNHLKFAVFDRDQSVFSRQLVEQFRGSSYFDEQPELLSEAEIDHALKSNSAVLVLDIPDHFGKDIAQGRQPEIGLLIDGTSPFNATNIQAYAAALVSRFNTQTLKQRGIELPQSAEVVPRYMYNQDFKSVNAIVPNMLMLVLMMIPAIMTALSVVREREIGSIANLYASPASVSQYLLGKQLPYVLAGLFNFLVLSAMIVFWFGVPLKGSFWALLLGSTLIVGASTGLGLMVSSFTKSQTAAFFIAAIVAMVPTVNFSGLMYPVSTMTGGAYAIGVSFPASWYQRISIGGFTKGLGLRGLQLEFAMVAGFALLYLVLACLMLKKQEK from the coding sequence ATGACAAACAACGCCGTTTCCATACAATCCCTATCCCACCGCTACGGCAAAGTGTTAGCGTTGGACAACGTTTCCCTGACCATACCACGTGGCGTAACAGTAGGCTTGATTGGACCAGACGGTGTGGGTAAATCCACTCTACTTTCCCTTATCGCAGGCGTACGCATTATCCAAAACGGCAGCGTAAACATCTTATCAGGCAACATCGCCCACGCCAAAACGCGCCACGAACTCTCCCATCGCATTGCCTACATGCCGCAAGGTCTCGGAAAAAATCTCTATCCTACCTTATCCGTTTACGAAAACATAGACTTTCACGCCCGACTTTTCGGCTTAACCGCCGCCGAGCGCAAAAAACGCATTCAGCGATTATTAGACGCAACAGGTTTAGCCCCGTTTCCACAACGCGCCGCAGGCAAATTGTCAGGCGGCATGAAACAAAAACTCAGCCTGTGTTGCGCCCTTGTTCACAATCCCGATTTGCTGATTTTGGACGAACCCACCACAGGCGTGGATCCCTTGTCACGCCGCCAATTTTGGCAACTCGTTCACGATTTGCAGCAAGAGCAGCAAGGCATGACCGTCATCGTCGCCACCGCCTACATTGACGAAGCCGAACAATTTGAACACTTATTGGCAATGGACGCAGGCAAGCTGCTAGAAAACCGCCCTACCAAAGAAGTGTTGGCACATTACGGCACGGCAACTTTAGAAGAAGCCTACATCAAAATGCTGCCTGAAGACCGCCAAACCAACAGCCAATTTGAACTGACCCCGTTTGTGCCATTGCCAGACGCACCGCCAGCCATGAAAGCGCACGGTTTAACTAAACGTTTCGGCAATTTCACCGCCGTGGACCACGTCAGCTTTACCATTGCCAAAGGCGAAATTTTCGGGTTTCTCGGCTCAAACGGATGCGGCAAATCCACCACCATGAAAATGCTCACAGGCTTGCTCGATGCCACCGAAGGTTCAGCCGAATTATTGGGCTACCCGATTGAAGCCAACAGCATGCAAACGCGCATGAAAGTTGGTTATATGTCGCAAGCGTTTTCCCTGTATGAAGAGCTGACCGTGCGCCAGAATTTGCTGCTGCACGCCCAGTTATATCAAATGGACGGTATTAGCGGCACACAAGCCGTGCTGCGCGCACTGCATGATTTTGATTTAGACAAAGTGGCAGACACTGCGCCAGCATCTCTGCCGCTCGGTATTCGCCAGCGATTGCAGCTTGCCGCCGCTTGTTTGCACCATCCCGAAGTGCTGATTTTGGACGAACCCACTTCAGGTGTGGACCCTGCCGCGCGTGATATGTTTTGGCAAACGCTGCTGAAATTGTCGCGCAAAGACCGTATTACCATTTTCATATCCACCCACTTTATGAACGAAGTGGAACGCTGCGACCGCATTTCACTTATGCACCGTGGGCGCGTGTTGGCAGTGGGTACGCCAACCGAATTAGTCACCCAAAGCGGCGAAAGCAATATGGAAGAAGCGTTTATTCATTATTTAGAACAAGACGCGGCACAAACGCAGCCTGAAAACGCGCAAAACTCTGTTTCAGGCTGCCTGAAATATGCAGACGGCGATTGCGTGCAGTTGGGCGATGATGTGCTGGCTGGCGAACATTTGGGGCGCATTGTGGCGATTATGGAACAGAACGAATTTGCGCCACACCTAGTCGCCAAAGAATGGGCGCATTTGAAAACAGGCGTGTTAGTTGAATTTGAAAATTCGGGCTTGGTGCATTATCCCGATGAACAAGCGATTGTGAACGATTTGGTGTTTGTTTCACGCGTTTCAGGCAGCCTGAAAGAATCGCAGCCTGAAAAACACAGCCACACTTCGGATAGTTTTGTGTACTGGTTTGCCACCATGTTCACGTTTGCGCGGCGCGAAGCCAAAGAGTTGCTGCGCGACAAAATTCGCTTGTTTTTCGCGCTGTTCGGTCCGCTGATTATGCTGGCTTCGATTGGCTGGAGCGTGTCGTTTGATGTGAACCATTTGAAATTTGCGGTGTTTGACCGCGACCAAAGTGTGTTCAGTCGGCAACTGGTTGAGCAGTTTCGCGGTTCTAGTTATTTTGACGAGCAGCCTGAATTGCTCTCGGAAGCGGAAATCGACCACGCACTGAAAAGCAATTCGGCAGTGCTGGTATTGGATATTCCCGACCATTTTGGCAAGGACATCGCGCAAGGTAGGCAGCCTGAAATTGGCTTGTTGATTGACGGCACGTCGCCATTCAATGCAACGAATATTCAGGCGTATGCGGCGGCGTTGGTTTCGCGTTTTAATACGCAAACGCTGAAGCAGCGTGGGATTGAGTTGCCGCAATCGGCGGAAGTTGTGCCGCGTTATATGTATAACCAAGATTTCAAGAGTGTGAACGCGATTGTGCCGAATATGCTGATGCTGGTTCTGATGATGATTCCTGCAATTATGACGGCGTTGAGCGTGGTGCGTGAGCGTGAAATTGGCTCGATTGCGAATTTGTACGCGTCGCCTGCGAGTGTGTCGCAATATTTGCTGGGCAAGCAACTGCCGTATGTGCTGGCTGGTTTGTTTAACTTTTTGGTGCTGTCGGCGATGATTGTGTTTTGGTTTGGCGTGCCGCTGAAGGGTTCGTTTTGGGCGTTGTTGCTCGGTTCTACGTTGATTGTGGGGGCTTCTACAGGTTTGGGATTGATGGTGTCTTCGTTCACAAAATCGCAAACGGCAGCGTTTTTCATTGCGGCGATTGTGGCGATGGTTCCGACGGTGAATTTTTCGGGCTTGATGTATCCTGTTTCTACGATGACGGGCGGGGCTTATGCGATTGGGGTAAGTTTTCCTGCGTCTTGGTATCAGCGCATTAGCATTGGTGGGTTTACCAAAGGGCTGGGCTTGCGCGGCTTGCAACTGGAATTTGCGATGGTGGCTGGGTTTGCGCTGTTGTATTTAGTGCTGGCTTGTTTGATGTTGAAGAAACAGGAGAAATAG
- a CDS encoding HlyD family secretion protein: MKKLILPIIILAALGGGGFYAYQRSHTSTLPANIAQSNGRLELNRFDVASLYAGRVKSMNVDEGSEVKAGDVLAELSSDTTTSRVEEAQAGELAARETVQRAQAGVKQAQAAVRQAQEAAARADAQIAAQLHQQKLAQMELNHASQLQSEELVSDAETQRRRSQRDGATAGVAAARAAKAEALAAVGQAQAALLQAQAQVQEAKAGVSAREAQMKAAESVNNDMNIVSPKNGRVEYKLAEVGNVIGAGSKVVSLLDPSDVSMNIFLPNAQVSSLKVGDEARIVLDGVDAVFPAKISFIATEAQFTPKNVETANERAKLMFKVKLKVPAETALQFNRLLKGGMTGNGFVRMSADAEWSEQLAVRLPQ; the protein is encoded by the coding sequence ATGAAAAAACTCATTCTTCCCATCATCATCTTAGCCGCGCTAGGGGGCGGAGGTTTTTACGCATACCAACGCAGCCACACGTCCACCTTGCCCGCCAACATCGCGCAATCCAACGGACGTTTGGAGCTAAACCGCTTTGACGTAGCCAGCCTATACGCAGGGCGCGTGAAATCCATGAATGTGGACGAAGGCAGCGAAGTGAAAGCAGGCGACGTGTTAGCCGAACTCTCTTCCGACACCACAACCAGTCGCGTAGAAGAAGCCCAAGCAGGCGAATTGGCTGCACGAGAAACCGTGCAACGCGCCCAAGCAGGTGTGAAGCAAGCACAAGCTGCCGTGAGACAAGCACAAGAAGCCGCCGCCCGTGCAGATGCACAAATTGCCGCGCAACTGCATCAACAAAAATTAGCGCAAATGGAATTGAACCACGCCAGTCAGTTGCAAAGCGAAGAGTTAGTATCGGACGCAGAAACGCAACGCCGCCGTTCGCAACGTGATGGCGCAACGGCTGGCGTGGCGGCGGCCCGTGCGGCAAAAGCAGAGGCGTTGGCGGCAGTAGGGCAAGCGCAAGCCGCGTTGTTGCAAGCGCAAGCGCAAGTTCAGGAAGCCAAAGCTGGCGTGTCGGCACGAGAAGCGCAAATGAAAGCGGCGGAATCGGTAAACAACGACATGAATATTGTCAGCCCGAAAAATGGGCGCGTGGAATACAAACTCGCGGAAGTGGGCAACGTGATTGGCGCAGGCAGCAAGGTTGTGAGCTTGCTTGACCCGTCTGATGTGAGCATGAATATTTTTCTGCCCAACGCGCAAGTGAGCAGCCTGAAAGTGGGCGATGAAGCGCGAATTGTGTTGGATGGCGTGGACGCGGTGTTCCCTGCCAAAATCAGTTTTATTGCGACTGAAGCGCAGTTCACACCCAAAAACGTGGAAACGGCGAATGAACGGGCAAAGTTGATGTTTAAAGTGAAATTGAAAGTGCCTGCAGAAACGGCTTTGCAATTCAATCGCTTGCTCAAAGGCGGCATGACGGGCAATGGTTTTGTGCGCATGAGTGCGGACGCGGAGTGGTCTGAGCAGTTGGCGGTTCGGTTGCCGCAGTAA
- the ispD gene encoding 2-C-methyl-D-erythritol 4-phosphate cytidylyltransferase → MSNIALIPAAGVGSRFGASTPKQYATINQQPVLQHTINLFAQNPRIAQIAIIVSPQDEWFNASITQPENAAVYRVGGDTRAQTIANGLQILLAQNLITEQDTILVHDAARCCLPQSALNRLLDALENDTHGHGAMLAIPVADTLKRQTPNEPRIAETVPRQGLWQAQTPQAFQAALLHRALSQADLSQITDDASAIELLGLQPLLVEGDSRNIKLTRPDDAALVAWFLQNQS, encoded by the coding sequence ATGTCAAACATCGCCCTAATCCCAGCCGCAGGCGTCGGCAGCCGCTTTGGCGCAAGCACCCCCAAACAGTACGCCACAATCAATCAACAACCCGTTTTGCAGCACACCATCAACCTGTTTGCCCAAAACCCACGCATTGCCCAAATCGCCATTATTGTTTCGCCACAAGACGAATGGTTCAACGCCAGCATCACGCAGCCTGAAAATGCCGCCGTGTATCGAGTAGGCGGCGACACACGCGCCCAAACCATTGCCAACGGCTTGCAAATCCTGCTCGCACAAAACCTCATCACCGAACAAGACACCATACTCGTCCACGATGCCGCGCGTTGCTGTTTACCGCAAAGCGCACTCAACCGCCTGTTAGATGCACTGGAAAACGACACACACGGACACGGCGCAATGCTCGCTATCCCCGTCGCCGACACGCTCAAACGCCAAACGCCCAACGAACCCCGAATCGCCGAAACCGTACCGCGCCAAGGCTTATGGCAAGCACAAACCCCACAAGCGTTTCAGGCTGCATTATTGCACCGCGCCTTATCCCAAGCCGATTTAAGCCAAATCACAGACGACGCATCTGCGATTGAATTGCTCGGATTGCAGCCATTGTTGGTAGAAGGCGACAGTCGTAACATCAAACTCACGCGCCCCGATGATGCCGCATTAGTGGCATGGTTTTTGCAGAACCAATCGTAG
- the dnaQ gene encoding DNA polymerase III subunit epsilon — protein sequence MKKTTRQIILDTETTGFHHSAPENPDRMIEFAGLEMVNRQFTQNDLHLYMHPERDIPEEAIAVHGITLDKLAGKPTFAQVAQQIFDYISGAELIIHNAKFDVGFLNAEFAKVGLPNVETVCPVITDTLQMARDRYPGQKNSLDALCTRLGVDRSRRVLHGALIDCELLGGVYLKMTQEQFSLNDQFEQVSSSVATANTRPRPKNLKVQRASEAELAAHEEYLNALDKSSNGATVYRRKTEVSEN from the coding sequence ATGAAGAAAACCACTCGCCAAATTATTCTAGACACCGAAACCACAGGTTTCCACCACAGCGCACCCGAAAACCCAGACCGCATGATTGAATTTGCAGGGTTAGAAATGGTCAATCGCCAGTTCACCCAAAACGACTTGCACCTTTACATGCACCCAGAGCGCGACATTCCCGAAGAAGCGATTGCCGTGCATGGCATCACGCTAGATAAACTGGCAGGTAAACCCACATTTGCCCAAGTCGCCCAGCAAATTTTTGACTACATCAGCGGCGCAGAATTGATTATCCACAACGCCAAGTTTGACGTAGGATTTTTGAATGCCGAATTTGCCAAAGTAGGGCTGCCCAATGTAGAAACCGTTTGCCCCGTGATTACCGACACGCTGCAAATGGCGCGAGACCGTTACCCAGGACAAAAAAACAGCTTGGACGCATTGTGTACCCGCTTGGGCGTGGACAGAAGCCGCCGCGTATTGCACGGCGCACTGATTGACTGCGAATTGCTCGGCGGCGTGTACCTGAAAATGACGCAAGAGCAGTTCAGCTTAAACGACCAGTTTGAACAAGTTTCAAGCAGCGTGGCGACTGCAAACACGCGTCCGCGCCCTAAAAATTTGAAAGTGCAACGCGCCAGCGAAGCCGAATTAGCCGCGCATGAAGAATATTTGAATGCGCTAGACAAATCTTCTAATGGCGCGACTGTGTATCGTAGGAAAACAGAAGTTTCCGAAAATTAG
- a CDS encoding C40 family peptidase — protein sequence MITRQAQRQVATPKPAPAPAPQPKVVAQPLEPAPRREEPVASNSSGDTDELIRSAMGFLGVAYRFGGASPTGFDCSGFMQYVFRKSFGVNLPRTSAAQAGIGSHVSRSELQAGDMVFFRTHGSRISHVGMYVGGGRFIHAPRTGKRIEITSLSNKYWNSRYATARRVKRNNAQNFIRN from the coding sequence ATGATTACGCGGCAAGCGCAACGACAAGTAGCCACACCTAAACCCGCGCCTGCGCCAGCACCACAACCCAAAGTTGTTGCGCAGCCACTAGAGCCAGCACCGCGCCGCGAAGAACCCGTAGCCAGCAACAGTAGCGGCGACACAGACGAATTAATCCGCAGCGCAATGGGCTTTTTAGGCGTGGCATACCGCTTCGGCGGCGCATCGCCCACAGGTTTTGACTGTAGCGGTTTTATGCAATACGTGTTCCGCAAATCATTTGGCGTGAACTTACCGCGCACTTCTGCCGCTCAAGCAGGCATAGGCAGCCACGTTTCACGTAGCGAATTGCAAGCAGGCGATATGGTGTTTTTCCGCACACATGGTTCGCGCATTTCGCACGTTGGCATGTATGTGGGGGGGGGACGTTTTATCCATGCACCGCGCACAGGCAAACGCATTGAAATCACCAGTTTGTCTAACAAATACTGGAACAGCCGCTACGCCACCGCGCGCCGTGTGAAACGCAACAACGCGCAAAATTTTATTCGTAACTAA